CCGAGGGCATCACGTCTGGGTTTCCACACCCAATGATCCGTCATCTTCGCGTTTTGGACAGTCGTTATATCACTTTTGGCCACGTGCGGTTTGGCACAATACCATGAATGCATGGCGACTAGAGCATCAACGCCTTCGTCGTCGGCAATTACCTTTCTGGCGAAATGAATTGATTGGTTGGTATAGTCTCAGTGCGGTGCTTGGCGGGATCATGCTAATGATATGGGGGGTTGATGGGCTACTATTTTTCCTTGTGCAGAGCTTAATCGCTTTCGGCTTTTTGGAGGTGATTAACTACATTGAACATTATGGTCTCGCTCGTAGAGAGCAAGACAACGGCCGCTATGAGAAGACCAACGTCACGCACTCATGGAATAGTAATTTTCTTTTGACTAACGTGCTCTTGTTTCAGCTACAACGTCATTCGGATCATCATGCCTTTCCCCAGCGCCGGTATCAGGTACTTAGGCATCATGATGAGAGCCCGCAGTTACCTGCAGGTTATGCCACCATGATCTTAATTGCCCTAATACCACCGCTGTGGTTTCGAATTATGAACCCGCGTGTTGAACGCTATTATGATCAAGCTAGCT
This DNA window, taken from Umboniibacter marinipuniceus, encodes the following:
- a CDS encoding alkane 1-monooxygenase, with protein sequence MTGKANDHLLMLKKYAYLLVLLTPLSMLASYALWRTTQDDFWLWLTPAIVFILVPVLEQLIGRDSDNINEETQFEDLSKQRYYRWLIILCAPLYLLTLAAGAWAFSTQIEGWLAQLAWVFSMGTTGAVIAINVGHELIHKNTKLERFAGGCLLAMVCYAGFKVEHVRGHHVWVSTPNDPSSSRFGQSLYHFWPRAVWHNTMNAWRLEHQRLRRRQLPFWRNELIGWYSLSAVLGGIMLMIWGVDGLLFFLVQSLIAFGFLEVINYIEHYGLARREQDNGRYEKTNVTHSWNSNFLLTNVLLFQLQRHSDHHAFPQRRYQVLRHHDESPQLPAGYATMILIALIPPLWFRIMNPRVERYYDQAS